GTAAAGTTGATCCCTCGGAAGCAcggagaacaaggcaaacaatgaaaattgcagactcggtttgattgagtctgttcatgagcagtaatggaaaatgcaacactgcccacgccccctagcaccggcttaagcagtattcaatcttcaaatctatacgagttgaaatcaatgatcccgaaggaccataAAGTCATTAACATACTATATAAATCAATCTCTCCGTTGATaacccagtcacacatacggcgcggatagctacgtcttgccacggacagaaacgtagtaatccgtatcgatccgtaccttaaagtagtaatcagtatcaatccgtaccaatgcGTACGGCtccggtacggatcgatacgatttactacgtttctgtccgtggctagacgtagctatcagCGCCGTATGTATGACTGGAGTATAAGTTAAATAACGCAAACCACTGCGTTAAGTTAAATAACATAATAtcgttttctttttcaattctagACTCGACTACCTACATTCATGACCAATCTTTCTGAGTGTTCGTTTTGCTCTGACTCTAGTATTGTGGATGGAGCTAGTAATGTTGCTaatctatcacaaattaacatgGATATACTTGATGCAGCGTCTGTTGCTAGCCTACGTATATCACCTTCAGCACCAACATTAGAGGAAATTGAGAGAGAAACACCAACATTAGAGGATATTGAAATTGGAGTACCTGATCCACCACCGCCTACATATGATGAGTCAATAGTGCCATCTTACAACGAAGTAATGACACATCAAGATAAATATATTGTGCATTAATGAAAATTGTGTATCAGTAAGATGTGTTTTGagacaacaataaaaataacatttctaaTTTTATCGGGAATTGTTATGCTTACATTTTGGTAAGACAGTGTCTCAAATAGCTATGAATAAAACTACTGAAATAATTATAGAGTTGATGATACTACTaccactgctactactactaataattatagaaataatttatttaaagaggataacatattcgGCTATAGCCTCaacataataatgtattttttaaatgctGTCCTATTCTAAGTAGGTAACATAGGTAGTGAAGTAAAATACAtgaatgaaatgagccgtgccatgggaaaatcaacatagtggctttgcgaccagcatggattcagaccagcctgcgcatccgcgcagtctggtcaggatccatgctgtttgctaacagtttcaccaattccaatagactttaaaagcgaacagcatggatcctgaccagactgcgcggatgcgcaggctggtctggatccatgctggtcgcaaagccactatgttggttttcccatggcacggctcaaatataggTACATTACCATCATTTTTAGACTGCTAACTTAACATTTAGGCAGCCAAGTGTAAATATACGACCGCATGAAGTTTCAAGAAATGTTACTCGGTGGAATATACATCACTGCCTCTAATTATTTATAGAATGAGGTTGTAAGATTTGtatatacggaaaaaatccattattttcaGTCAGTCAGATTGAATGTATTGGTAGGGAACGCATTACCTGAAGTGTTTAGTGTTTTCGTAATTGTGCTAAATAATGAAACAAAGtctgtattaatttaagtaaaagatttttaaagcagAAGATTAAGCATATCtgatcatgaaaaatgataagtGCCATTTTATAAACAAACACGACGAGACAACCAGCCATGTCATCATGTGAAAGTGTGGTGTTAACATGTCCAAATGGTGCCTTATTATGTTAACTATTCACTTCTTGCATGGCGtattaatttgtcaattttattttgttaactaAAGCGAAGATATCCATGCAGAACTTTTGTATTAAATTGTCAGAACAGTGTCTCAGCATGTTAAAAGGTAATGATCTCTAAGTACCCTACTTTTATCTACAGAGTGTGGTTTCATGTTGAAATATATGTAGCGTATCGCAAAAGACGTTAACTTTCTGTACGTTTTTCTTTAGTGAGAGCATTGATATTAGGCATGCATGCctaccataaatatattttaggcATTTTATGCCTGAAACAATAAACCTTTTAATCATTTGTTTATGAAACGCATGACATTCCGTAAAACAGGAATTTTCCATGATGCTTTCAAAATTTATGGCAATCTTTATGAATCAAACTGCCAACTGCCTTTATACTTGGATCTGAAGGTCCTTCAAACATGAGCACTTACATTAACCTTAATTTTCTCGAACAATATGACGAAGGAAAGAAACACGAGAAAAGCACAATCGTGCAATAGGAAAAAAAGTGTGCATAAAGTGGTCATGAGTTGTTTAGGTCGCTTATTTCGAATTACTAAATAGATGCCCTCAACGTTGTGAGTTCGAAATCCCGCTACGGgtgtacactcaacaaaattcctaatcggtcagttttttgtgtataactattttgttaataatgcatggatttacacgaaatttcatataccgacatttgaataagtactgcagctaattattgatttatttttgaccgacACACGGACAAAGTAACCGGATTAGGCTTTTTGACCaaattagcatattttgcacgtgcagggcatgtgcaccaatatgcacgtatCAATGAACACTTTTGGCGTTACTGACGAAAaacctactagaaaaacacatatcatcctcaaattgacacaagagcaacgcgcccgggctgtcagaattatacaacaaaatacaaaatcggtcacttcaatgaattgtacttgggttaaatttcatcaaaagagtgcagatggtagataaccaacgattgaaggttcttgtaaaggATATAAGGTTAAAAAAGGACATAGCCATCAAAGTAACatctacaaacaaattatatcaatattgttttgaaattgcaaaaataattacacacatgTCGTAAATGTGttccggctagcaacattccgacagctcgatcgcgtttcTCTTGTTTCAATTTCACCATAATAGTGTTTTTCTAGTAgaactttcgtcagtaatgccaaaagtgtaaacgaacacgtgcatgttggtgcacatgcctgcacgtgcaaaatatgcaatattagtTAAACAcacctaatgcggttactttggccgtgagtcgccaaaaataaattaataataggctgcagtacctattcaaatgttggcatgtgaaatttcgtataaatacatgcattattaacaaaatagtaatacaatataaactgaccgattaggaattttgttgagtgtatatttctttcatgtaaggaagtcatTCAGTTTACGGAATGTTGGTTGTCCTACCCAGGTGTCCGTTCATGCTGAAATGATGCCCGTAGGGCCACCAGGTGTATTCCTCTCCGTAAAAAGctggaagttgccatatgacataaaaGTAGGTCGTTTTTTTTATGCCCGACAAAAATCATAGAATTGGTGCAATATCAAAAATACACACAATAAGACATAAAAAAACGTAGAACTAATCTTTTGAACCCGATCGGCAAACTAAACAATCAGTCAACAAGGTTATCAGCTAAAACCTTTGTTCTTGTGCTTAGAGCAGTTTATCAATTATCTCCAACATGATGTTCatttatcttaaattttgtatatcaCGTGTACTATGATATTATAATTGTGTAAAGTATACTGTTTATGTCAGCAATACATCCGGTAAAATAACATCAAACTGTCATACAGCCTAAAACTATGGTGGCTAAGATCTCACGGCTCGATCTGTCAATTTGCCTCTATAAGAGTTTTTGATTATCGCACTTTGTTAATCGTTCGGTAGTAACCATGAGGCTAACATCTGTGGTAGTTTTTTAAACAAAGCCAAGCATTCAGAGCGTACGTCTTTCACATTAACGCTTTCTCCGTTTACTTTAACACTTTGTTGATAGTGGTAGGAGTTGCTGAAGTAGTTGCAATTTGCTAAATCAGTGTATACTGCAGACGGGAAGCTTGCAAGGACAGTAGTACAATGCTCAATAACACTTTTATATTCATATGCTACTGCAGTGTTAAAGAAAATGAGACATTTACGAACAGCCACAACGTGATTTTCTAACTTAGAATAACAATTTTTTGCCTCTGCAAGATCCTTGTTCATAACCTTCGTCATTAACCTTTGGCATTTTTGCAGCTATTGATGGTACTTGGTACTCTTCAGCAATCGGTACCATACGGACTGCATTCGATTCTGAAagataataaacaaatatataaataaaaatcagtTTATATGCAAGTACGATTTTATTGTCTTAAACTCTATGTTACAGTCTCGTTGGACTTTTTCAATCTAGAAAAGATTAAGTCATCATTTCCCGACTTACAACTACATTGAACtagtaaatgtaaaaatgaatattttttgagTGCATGCgaaatgacagaataggatcgacaAATCGATGAATCGCACACATTAATGatttaattcatttctttttatattcttttccataTGTATACAAGGTTATAATATATATTGCACACATTTCGTTAGCTCATCCGACCCAAAggccaaggtgagcttttgtgacctctTGATGTTCGTCGtgcgtgcgtcgtccgtcgtgcgtgcttCAACAATTTCTTAGAAAACCgtcttcttcaaaactactggacagatttacaccaaactttacagtaATAATCATTGCGGGCATCTTTTTTTTGAATTGCCCAACAAATTAAAATCCAtttagaactgtggttgccatgacCACcgtaagaaaatcttaaaaaatcttcttttcacaAACTGTttgccggatttcaaaaatattttgtaaaaatgatctccaggtgaccatctaccaaaattgctttAGCCGGTCTAGTTCAGTAAAAAACATGGTCGCCATAGGGGCGGAACTTATTTTTCCTCAATGCGGCtatatgtaaatttcaaaaatcttcatcttcaaaaccactgggcaatttacaccaaacttcacagaaatgagcctggggtggtcccctttcaaacaATATCCATTCAGAACTGACATGCGAAAGGAAAtctttaaaatcttctcaaaacTGTCTGGcgaatttcataatattttgtagaaatgatttaTAGGTGACTTTCTATCAACATGCTCAAGCCATTCcatttcgttaaaaaacatggcggcaaggggcggggcttcttttccctatatgactatattgtaaattaaaaaaaaaagttcttctcCGAAACCTGAAgaactagagcttagatatttggtaatgtggcattgtctagtagactttTACTAGGATTATTAAAGTTATGATCCCGGGGTCCAAAACTACAGGTTCTAGGGCTTTAacatttagtatgtagcatcatctactgggcctctaccaagattgttcaaattatctcctagggtcaaatatggcccccctggtgtcacatggtttacatagacctatagcggaacaactttgaaaattcttcttgtccaaacccacagattctagggttttgatatttggtatgttgtatCATCTAGTGGCCTTTaccaaaattatccccctagggtcaaatatggatTCGCcctgggtcacatggtttatacagaattaaacatggaaaaacttgaaaatcttaaaaccacagggcctaggcttATTTGATATATAGCACCATCTAATATTTCTTTACCAAGTGTTCTCAAATTATTCCCCAGGGTCAAAACTGgtcccgcccttggggtcacttatataggaaaaacattgaaaatcttcttctccaaatCCACAGGGTctttgatattgggtatgtagTATCACCTGTTGGTCTCCcattaagattgttcaaagtatccccCAACTGTTAAATGTGCTCCACCctcgggtcacatggtttatatagacttataaagggaaaactttgaaaccttcttgttcaaaccaacatggcctaaggctttgatattcgGTACGTAGCGTCGTGTAGTAGTTCCTTCATCATGATTGTTCCAATTATCCCCCTGTGGTTAAAACTGGTCCCGCACCGGGGAACATgatttaaatagacttgtatagggtaaaatctaaaattaattcttgtcttaaaccataaggcccagagcttagatgcTCATTATGTGGCATGCTCTGGTGGTtttcttccaagattgttcaaatcatgactctggtatcaatatatgccacgcccgGGGGtttcttgttttacattgacttatataggaaaaatcattaaaaatgttcttgtccagAACTTATCATAAGGCCCAGACTTTAGATAATTAGTATTTAGTACGTTCTAGTGGTCAAATATCAAGTTTGCTCCAATCATGACCCTGGGGAAAATATTGACTGCGCCTCGGGGTCAACAGTTTTCACATTGGCTTATATAGGGGAAACCTTTTAAAAAGTTTCTTTTCTGAAACCTTAAAACCCAGCGATGAGGTTAGTGTAttcctgggaataaggtaacggtTGCCCGTTccgattggtcagtcatgtagaCACAGCCCAAAAGTGATTATGTTTCTAAAAACtgatttttactgcatttacagtatttcattatatttttcgaCAAAGTGTATGtgtcatggtcagcttttaacgagaatttacaagaattctctcccttaattattgactgtgttaaagcaatacccttcaaattggattgtctcccttacattagctaaagtcattcatgacccaagtcaattattctttgtcatggattttgcattgatctagaATTTTGCTTTTGGTATtacacggaaattaagctcgtatgttactccatagaaagcaacaaacatgtagccagtttttgatataagtcatgttgttttatagattcatatagaaatattatttttgtaaaaatataaaacatttctgtaaaaaaccattacgttagcttatgatattgcgaaattcgtgttgtcatgtaacagaaaatgaaaacatttaaacaaatttcttttcttttcttttgaaactttgaatcccgctaaacattgaaatccgagaattatttcataaacgagctttctcACAAAAGCATGTATttataatagttttcctcgagaaaaacgtaACTTGTgttaagatacatgtattccccttttgtttgattgttcttgtccatataacggtacttctgtttaactttcatgcctagacgtttactctttaaaacatgataaaataaagtaataaactaagcaatactgtatttgacaggcaatggcaaaaaaaccccgagcaatttaacaaacgtaaaaaacatacatgttagtaaaacacgcacacacatcttttattaactggccttgatcctaggttttccatagaaatcaaggaaagaaagaatctatttaattatgaatcaagtttctgatttttcttctcagcattggtgtatgtgtacCATTAATATCCGaactcatttattttatttttttaaaaagctctgattcaccctgtctacttatttatagtgtctaagttacttgtataatcaatgatatacataaatcaaatatgccattcagatatgtgtttgtattttttttaatacaaactatacaatcatgaaatcaaatttatcgtgtaaacttaagtctttagctgtaaaggtggctattttgcatgctttccacgaacaaaaccgtgacaaaggatgtaggtcgtactaaaaatcctaccgtgcaaacacatggaaagcatgctattaaaatgttgtttttgtttttgttgttgttttgttgttgttttatgttttgttttgttttcaagcttgatttcatttctaaaatagacatgatattgcgcgtctgttaatttcaccttTTTTTTTGCACagcgtggaaaccatgctgtgtcttttgcttaaataaatgtacacattctctccccctcTCATCAGCTTTTAATGAGCTTGTAACTTGCagattacattatttcaaaagaaaattattctttgacgTAGTTTTTCttctgtcgtcgaatgtttcaatattccaaagatatttaaagctttcagtcggaaataagataatttatgtttattcgtattgttctcataaacagtttgatgaaaaatcaaagctctgttttattctgttcttttcatttttttcttctattttttgactaattggacaattatgaacgttatcaTTTCAAAAGACTATGGAATCGTACGttagttgttggtatatgcagttccgtagattaacacggtttaagttacatcagaactttaagaaatccgcaagttttttatttcttgatacactttgaagttaaatggaagcaagaagcctttaccctattacacttatagttatactattgtattgtttataaagtcaaaaatacctacatatgtgataataaattgtcatactttggaaaatataatttatttgccttTAAAGTGAggaaaattgaaaagtttagtgtttttcactatatgtccAATATAAacgatggtgatacttttaaaacaaaattggaagcaagaagatgctcagttagaataaatatttttacattaaattgaagagaaaaaattgatgtatactgtcatatctggtaaaatattcacaaacaaaaagacatatttgaaattaatcattgaaaatatatgtcctatataatctattgctcaaagtaatatcagtAGGGAAACCAATATTATCGGATAATTTCCAAGGGGGgcaacctactatgataagccagtcaaatataataaaagctggggatgattgaaaaaaaacaacaaagtttttTCCAATcgatttctcccgccatgccaacgatgtaaacaggagGTATATCATTTACAAGAcatttacttaaataaagtatctcTATGCATATGTTTTTCTTCCGACATAATGGTGCAACTAAAATAGTTCTTGTAAAACATGCGATTAGATAAACATGTTTCGATTTATaaaaggccgtacacgccataatgttataatggaagtctatgagAAAACAATTGGTGGACTCTAACCAGCAGCGTTCTCGCAACTTTGGCGCCTTCCTGTGTGTTGTTCATTCAAAACGAACgtcgtatttttcaatggaaaataacaggaagaatgtaaatttaaaaactgCATTAAGTACCAAGCCGTAAAGTGCCATTCGACATGTTTACTTGGAAGGTTCAAATCTTTGActctttgtgaccttgaccttgagccggcatggctgactcatcaattctgcacattgtcttgatgaggtgatcatttgacccaagtttgatgaaaatccttcaaggggtttaggagatacagagcggacacaaaatggaaggctcaaacctttgaccttgagttgtgaccttgatattgagCCGACATAGCTGACTCTTAAGTTCTGCacttcgtcttgatgaggtgatcatttagaccaaatttcataattatccttcaagaggtttaagagatactgagcagacacgaaatggtagcctcaaacatttgaccttgagttgtgaccttgaccttgagccgacatggctgacttatgggttctgcacattgtcttgatgaggtgatcatttgattcaagtttcatgattatcctttaagaggtttaggagatacagagcggacacgaaatggaaggctcaaacctttgaccttgagttgtaaccttgaccttggaccgacatggctgactcatgggttctgcacatcgtcttgatgaggtgatcatttgacccaagtttcatgaaaatccttcaaggggtttaggagatacagagcggacacaaaatgttacggaaggacggaaggacagaaggacggaaggacggacggagaccattcctataacccccccccccccccccacttgtggcgggggattaaaaatgtttctgatgTCACGCTTAGTATCATACAAGTCAGTCTCAAAACTCTAAGAACATTTAAAAGTTTACTTACCATCAATTGGTTTTTGCACCGCTGGATGGATACACATCAAGAACTCAAGAAAGTCTTCATAGCTTTTCCCAGGTAGCCTAACTGTCATTTCGTTTTtctcaatgaaatcatttgaaaacattGCTTTGAAAACCGGCGAAGAAAGCGACAGGAAGTTTTCTGAAACAAACAGCTCCCGTTCATCGTCAAATACTAATTTCACTT
The Mercenaria mercenaria strain notata unplaced genomic scaffold, MADL_Memer_1 contig_1596, whole genome shotgun sequence genome window above contains:
- the LOC128551731 gene encoding uncharacterized protein LOC128551731 gives rise to the protein MASDGIIKQEANAETTFTSFTEKGLCRDEVKLVFDDERELFVSENFLSLSSPVFKAMFSNDFIEKNEMTVRLPGKSYEDFLEFLMCIHPAVQKPIDESNAVRMVPIAEEYQVPSIAAKMPKVNDEGYEQGSCRGKKLLF